From the Chryseobacterium fluminis genome, the window AAAAGAAAAAACCAACCGCCAGGACAACACGGTCCTAACAAAAGAAGAGGTGCTAAAAAATCAGAATATGCAGTTCAGTTAGCCGAAAAACAAAAAGCTAAATATACGTACGGTATTTTAGAAAGACAGTTTGCTAACCTATTTGATAAAGCACACAGAAGTAAAGGGGTAACTGGTGAAGTTCTTTTGCAACTTTGCGAGTCAAGATTGGATAACGTAGTATACAGATTAGGTTTTGCTAAAACCAGAGCTGGTGCTAGACAATTGGTTTCTCACAGACACATCACTGTGAACGGAGAGCTGGTAAACATTCCATCTTATTTGCTTAAAGCTGGTGATGTAATCGCTGTAAGAGAAAAGTCTAAGTCTCTTGATGTGGTTACCAATGCATTAGCTGGTAAAGCAAACTATGAGTGGTTACAATTCAACGATGAGAAGAAAGAAGGTACTTTCGTTTCTGCTCCAGACAGAATCCAGATTCCGGAGGAGATCAAGGAACAGCTTATCGTCGAACTTTACTCTAAATAATTTTTTAATCAAATTTTTGCTCAACCCAATAATATGGCAATTTTACAATTCATAAAACCCGATAAAGTAATTTTACTTAACTCTGATGAATTTAAAGGTCAATTCGAATTCAGACCTCTAGAACCAGGTTTCGGGCTTACAATCGGTAATGCTTTGAGAAGAGTGTTGCTTTCTTCTCTGGAAGGATACGCTATTTCATCTATCAAAATAGAAGGTGTAGAGCACGAATTTTCAACTATTCCGGGAGTAATCGAAGACGTTACCGAAATTATTCTTAACCTTAAACAGGTAAGATTAAAAGCTACGGCAGAAAACCAGACGAATGAGCAGGTGATTGCCAAAGTTTCGGGTCAAAACGTTATTACTGCTGGAGATTTAGGTAAATCAATCAACGGATTTGAGATCTTGAATCCTGAGTTGGTTATTTGTAACCTGAACAGTGATGTAACTTTCGAAATTACCTTCAATATTGAAAAAGGTAGAGGATATGTTCCTTCAGAACAAAATAAGTCAAACAATGCACCGGTAGGTACTATTGCTATTGACTCTATTTTTACACCCATTAAGAAAGTACAGTATAGTATTGAAAATTACCGTGTAGAGCAAAAAACAGACTACGAAAAACTTGTATTAGATATAGAGACTGATGGATCTATCAGCCCTCAAAATGCTTTAACTGAAGCTTCGAAGATATTAATTTATCACTTCATGCTGTTCTCCGATGAGAGAATCACGCTTGAAACAGAAGCAGTAAAAGCATCGATCCAGTACGATGAAGAAACACTTCATACAAGACAACTCCTTAAGTCTAAATTAGCAGATATGGATCTTTCCGTAAGAGCCCTGAACTGTCTGAAAGCGGCTGAAGTAGAAACGCTTGGAGAATTGGTTTCTTACAGTAAGTCTGATTTGATGAAATTCAGAAATTTTGGTAAAAAATCTTTGACAGAACTAGAAGAATTAGTGCATTCAAAAGGTCTTAACTTCGGTTTCGACGTTGCAAAATATAAGTTAGACGCTGATAAATAATTAATAATGAGACACGGTAAAAAATTCAATCACTTAGGAAGAACGGCTTCTCACAGAAGTGCTTTACTTTCTAATATGGCTTGTTCTCTAATTGAGCATAAAAGAATCAACACTACTGTAGCTAAAGCTAAAGCTTTGAGAGTATATGTTGAACCTCTATTAACAAAAGCAAAAGAAGATACTACACACAACAGAAGAATTGTTTTTTCATATCTTCAAAATAAAGAAGCAGTTGCTGAATTGTTCAGAACTGTAGCTCCTAAAATCGCTGAGAGAAACGGTGGTTATACAAGAATCATTAAGACAGGTTTCAGACCAGGTGATGCTGCTGATACTGCTCTTATCGAATTGGTAGATTTCAACGAGCTTTATAATCCTAATGCTGAAGAGAAAAAAGCGACAAGAAGAAGCAGAAGAGCAACAGCAGCTAAGAAAGAAGCTGTAGTAGCTGAAGCTCCTAAAGCAGAAGAAAAAGTTGAAGAGCCTAAGGCAGAAGCAGCTGATTCTACAGAGGAAAAAACTGAAGAATAATATATTTTATATACTTCAAATAATTAAAGGGGCTTGTATTTTTACATGTCCCTTTTCT encodes:
- the rpsD gene encoding 30S ribosomal protein S4 produces the protein MARYIGPKTKIARKFGAAIYGDDKNFEKRKNQPPGQHGPNKRRGAKKSEYAVQLAEKQKAKYTYGILERQFANLFDKAHRSKGVTGEVLLQLCESRLDNVVYRLGFAKTRAGARQLVSHRHITVNGELVNIPSYLLKAGDVIAVREKSKSLDVVTNALAGKANYEWLQFNDEKKEGTFVSAPDRIQIPEEIKEQLIVELYSK
- a CDS encoding DNA-directed RNA polymerase subunit alpha is translated as MAILQFIKPDKVILLNSDEFKGQFEFRPLEPGFGLTIGNALRRVLLSSLEGYAISSIKIEGVEHEFSTIPGVIEDVTEIILNLKQVRLKATAENQTNEQVIAKVSGQNVITAGDLGKSINGFEILNPELVICNLNSDVTFEITFNIEKGRGYVPSEQNKSNNAPVGTIAIDSIFTPIKKVQYSIENYRVEQKTDYEKLVLDIETDGSISPQNALTEASKILIYHFMLFSDERITLETEAVKASIQYDEETLHTRQLLKSKLADMDLSVRALNCLKAAEVETLGELVSYSKSDLMKFRNFGKKSLTELEELVHSKGLNFGFDVAKYKLDADK
- the rplQ gene encoding 50S ribosomal protein L17, which translates into the protein MRHGKKFNHLGRTASHRSALLSNMACSLIEHKRINTTVAKAKALRVYVEPLLTKAKEDTTHNRRIVFSYLQNKEAVAELFRTVAPKIAERNGGYTRIIKTGFRPGDAADTALIELVDFNELYNPNAEEKKATRRSRRATAAKKEAVVAEAPKAEEKVEEPKAEAADSTEEKTEE